Proteins encoded in a region of the Zea mays cultivar B73 chromosome 4, Zm-B73-REFERENCE-NAM-5.0, whole genome shotgun sequence genome:
- the LOC100286055 gene encoding MYND finger family protein: MRKPTRRRGTSAKGSSGGGISKAATLPAKQMVLSGYRGTVDAFDCLPDDLVLAVLAGIAARARCPADLAAAALPCRRFRDLAAHPAVLSRASAAAVAVPAGRWSDAAHRFLRRCAASGNLHACYLLGMVLFYCIGGRATGAALLARSAAGGHAAALYALAVVQFNGSGGDKADKDPRAGVALCARAAWLGHVPALRELGHCLQDGYGARRAAATGRYFLLHAAARELVSSHCRNGEDDAASRFMVEWWALPSKTGAQGDGNDADADARLCSHPRCGRRETRRHEFRQCSACGSAIYCSRACQALHWKRAHRSQCAAAASRWLAAGNAQ; encoded by the exons ATGAGGAAGCCGACCCGACGACGAGGAACCTCAGCGAAAGGCAGCTCCGGCGGCGGTATCAGTAAGGCGGCAACACTGCCGGCGAAGCAGATGGTCTTGTCCGGCTACCGTGGCACCGTAGACGCGTTTGACTGCCTCCCCGACGACCTCGTGCTCGCCGTGTTAGCCGGCATCGCGGCGCGCGCCCGGTGCCCCGCCGACCTCGCTGCGGCGGCGCTACC GTGCAGGAGGTTCCGGGACCTCGCGGCGCACCCCGCCGTGCTGTCGCGTGCGTCGGCGGCGGCCGTCGCCGTGCCCGCGGGAAGGTGGTCGGATGCGGCGCACCGGTTCTTGCGGCGGTGCGCGGCCTCCGGCAACCTCCACGCCTGCTACCTACTCGGCATG GTGCTGTTCTACTGTATCGGGGGCAGAGCGACGGGGGCGGCGCTACTGGCGCGCTCGGCGGCGGGCGGGCACGCGGCGGCGCTGTACGCGCTCGCCGTGGTGCAGTTCAACGGCAGTGGCGGCGACAAGGCGGACAAGGACCCCCGCGCGGGCGTGGCGCTGTGCGCGCGGGCCGCGTGGCTCGGCCACGTCCCTGCGCTCCGCGAGCTCGGCCACTGCCTCCAGGACGGCTACGGCGCGCGCCGCGCCGCCGCAACCGGACGCTACTTCCTGCTCCACGCCGCCGCACGCGAGCTCGTCTCCTCGCACTGccgaaacggcgaagacgacgctGCCAGCAGGTTCATGGTGGAGTGGTGGGCGCTGCCCTCCAAGACAGGAGCACAAGGCGACGGCAacgacgccgacgccgacgcgcGCCTGTGCTCGCACCCGCGGTGCGGGCGGCGGGAGACGCGGCGGCACGAGTTCCGTCAGTGCTCGGCGTGCGGGTCCGCCATCTACTGCTCGCGCGCGTGCCAGGCGCTCCATTGGAAGCGCGCGCACCGTAGCCAGTGCGCGGCCGCTGCTAGCCGGTGGCTCGCCGCCGGGAACGCGCAGTGA
- the LOC100286055 gene encoding MYND finger family protein isoform X1, which produces MRKPTRRRGTSAKGSSGGGISKAATLPAKQMVLSGYRGTVDAFDCLPDDLVLAVLAGIAARARCPADLAAAALPCRRFRDLAAHPAVLSRASAAAVAVPAGRWSDAAHRFLRRCAASGNLHACYLLGMVCNRPTDDLRTLLLLGTANSFLCFLSHGIYLSVSRAAVDDSRCCSTVSGAERRGRRYWRARRRAGTRRRCTRSPWCSSTAVAATRRTRTPARAWRCARGPRGSATSLRSASSATASRTATARAAPPQPDATSCSTPPHASSSPRTAETAKTTLPAGSWWSGGRCPPRQEHKATATTPTPTRACARTRGAGGGRRGGTSSVSARRAGPPSTARARARRSIGSARTVASARPLLAGGSPPGTRSERTLAGWSTQRERCACT; this is translated from the exons ATGAGGAAGCCGACCCGACGACGAGGAACCTCAGCGAAAGGCAGCTCCGGCGGCGGTATCAGTAAGGCGGCAACACTGCCGGCGAAGCAGATGGTCTTGTCCGGCTACCGTGGCACCGTAGACGCGTTTGACTGCCTCCCCGACGACCTCGTGCTCGCCGTGTTAGCCGGCATCGCGGCGCGCGCCCGGTGCCCCGCCGACCTCGCTGCGGCGGCGCTACC GTGCAGGAGGTTCCGGGACCTCGCGGCGCACCCCGCCGTGCTGTCGCGTGCGTCGGCGGCGGCCGTCGCCGTGCCCGCGGGAAGGTGGTCGGATGCGGCGCACCGGTTCTTGCGGCGGTGCGCGGCCTCCGGCAACCTCCACGCCTGCTACCTACTCGGCATGGTATGTAACCGACCGACCGACGACCTCCGCACTCTTCTGCTTCTTGGAACTGCCAATTCGTTCCTCTGTTTCCTGAGCCATGGTATCTATCTGTCTGTGTCGCGTGCGGCTGTTGATGATTCCAGGTGCTGTTCTACTGTATCGGGGGCAGAGCGACGGGGGCGGCGCTACTGGCGCGCTCGGCGGCGGGCGGGCACGCGGCGGCGCTGTACGCGCTCGCCGTGGTGCAGTTCAACGGCAGTGGCGGCGACAAGGCGGACAAGGACCCCCGCGCGGGCGTGGCGCTGTGCGCGCGGGCCGCGTGGCTCGGCCACGTCCCTGCGCTCCGCGAGCTCGGCCACTGCCTCCAGGACGGCTACGGCGCGCGCCGCGCCGCCGCAACCGGACGCTACTTCCTGCTCCACGCCGCCGCACGCGAGCTCGTCTCCTCGCACTGccgaaacggcgaagacgacgctGCCAGCAGGTTCATGGTGGAGTGGTGGGCGCTGCCCTCCAAGACAGGAGCACAAGGCGACGGCAacgacgccgacgccgacgcgcGCCTGTGCTCGCACCCGCGGTGCGGGCGGCGGGAGACGCGGCGGCACGAGTTCCGTCAGTGCTCGGCGTGCGGGTCCGCCATCTACTGCTCGCGCGCGTGCCAGGCGCTCCATTGGAAGCGCGCGCACCGTAGCCAGTGCGCGGCCGCTGCTAGCCGGTGGCTCGCCGCCGGGAACGCGCAGTGAACGTACGCTGGCCGGCTGGTCTACGCAACGCGAACGTTGCGCATGTACGTAA